Proteins from a single region of Synechococcales cyanobacterium T60_A2020_003:
- a CDS encoding Crp/Fnr family transcriptional regulator, which produces MAKQAKRSEEPGMIKLLIHSNFLFRGMDEAWLATYLDPDHVIREKLYSNRPIYTAFRPDESLDYLYAVLNGGPIIIRSTPLDRVISLTYPGGCFGMRSLAFSYGLICRAFPSLVEAYKTTDVLKIPVEAVKSLYTDSDVFRERYGFLFEMREKFQYHLLNCGAYPPQAVAALLRALIYQERSLGNQPRSDGTYTLDLPIDLIAHASQLNHRTVEQVLKGMMKVGLIKTSKGTDADHDIIRVVDPEGLKEVYGATRDKVSWWPLR; this is translated from the coding sequence ATGGCAAAACAGGCCAAGCGTTCTGAGGAGCCTGGAATGATTAAGCTGCTGATCCACAGCAACTTTTTGTTTCGGGGAATGGACGAGGCTTGGCTCGCAACCTACCTCGATCCCGATCACGTCATTCGGGAGAAGCTATATTCCAATCGACCGATCTACACAGCATTTCGTCCTGATGAGTCGCTGGATTACCTCTACGCCGTTCTAAATGGGGGGCCGATTATTATTCGGAGTACTCCCTTGGATCGCGTGATTTCCTTGACTTATCCAGGGGGGTGTTTTGGTATGCGGAGTTTGGCATTCAGCTATGGGCTGATTTGCCGCGCATTTCCGAGTTTGGTAGAAGCCTACAAAACAACGGATGTACTGAAGATCCCGGTTGAAGCAGTGAAGTCGCTGTATACCGATAGTGACGTTTTCCGAGAGCGCTATGGTTTTCTATTTGAGATGCGAGAGAAGTTTCAGTATCACTTGCTGAACTGTGGAGCCTACCCTCCCCAAGCGGTTGCAGCCCTGTTGCGGGCGCTGATTTACCAAGAGCGATCGCTCGGCAATCAGCCCCGTTCTGACGGTACCTACACGTTGGATTTACCGATTGATTTGATTGCCCATGCAAGTCAGCTCAATCACCGAACGGTCGAGCAGGTTCTGAAGGGAATGATGAAGGTGGGGCTAATCAAAACCAGCAAGGGTACGGATGCCGACCATGACATTATTCGCGTTGTTGATCCGGAAGGCCTAAAAGAAGTCTACGGCGCAACCCGCGATAAGGTATCGTGGTGGCCTCTACGCTAA